The Spirochaetota bacterium sequence AGCTCGAAAAGCTCCTCTCTGCACGACACCGTCACAAGCAGCGTCATGCAGAGCGGCAAAGCCATTGATCTAAATGATTTCATTACCAGTCTCTATTACTCTCATTATGTTTTTGCAGCTTCACTCCACCGGCGGCCGTTCCGGCCTGAGGCTCCGCTTAAGATCGGGCCCCTTGATAATATAGGTCACCACGGCGTAGCCGTCACCGGTATCGTACCGGTCGGCCGTTCCCTGCCGCACCACGTCCACCGAATCGGTAAATATGTCCCTGGCGATCATCTGCGCGTTTATCAGCGCCGCCTCCTTGGCGGTCTCCATGGCCTGGACTCCCTCAAGCCCCTCGCGCGGATAGCCCTTGCAGACGATCACATAGCTTGTATCGTCAATAAAATAATTTTTAATGAGAATGCTTCCCGGGCCGTTCGCTTTTCGCGGACCGCAGCCCGAAAACATGGCCAGTACGGTAAGGACGACAAGCGTTTTCTTCAATATTCATCCTCCATGGATGGCGCGGATATGCATGATCGGTGACATTCATCATCCCCGGACTATTCCCGGGGGTCGGGAAAAGCCGCCACGCCGGTTACCTCCTCGGTCGAATACAAACGAATCACTGGAAATATATCGAAGGCATGGTGAAAAGAAAAGCCTTTTTCGCGGCTTACAGCAGGTAGAGCTCGCTGTCTGAAAGGATGGTGAATCCCGCCTCCGAGAGCAGCTTTTCGGTCCTTCTCACATCCTGCACCTGGAAGACGAAGATGGCGTCCTTTTTGCGCTCGATGATGAAGCCATATGCGTCTTCCACGTTTACATCGTTTTTAGTGAGAATCGACGCAACCTCGTAGAGGCCGCCCGGCTTGTCCTTCACCCGTATCGCCACGATATCGCGGAGTGTCGCGGCGATCCCGTCCTCCTTGAGCGCGTCCACAGCCTCCTGGGGCCGGTCTACAAGGAGCTTCACGATACCGTAGTCCCCCGAGTCGGAGATGGTGATCGCCCGAATGTCAATGACCTTCTTTAACAGAACGCCGGTGATCCGCTCGATCTTACCCGGCCTGTTCTCCGCAAAAACCGATACCTGGTGCGGCATATGGATTCCTCCTTTAGAGAGACCTGTTGTCGAATACCCGTTTGGCCTTACCCTGGCTCGGCGGCAGCGAGCCCGGCTCCAGAAGTTCGATCTTCGGATTGATGGTGATGATGGCGCGCAGGGCCTCGCCCATCTTCTTTTTCAGCCGCTCGAGCTGCCTTATGTCGCCATGGAACATCTTCGAGTAGAGCTCGACCCTGATGTGCATCCTGTCCAGGTTGTTCTCCCGCTCGAGCACGATCTGATAATTGTTCCCCACCTCGGGAATGTTCATGAGAACGGTTTCAATCTGCGACGGGAACACGTTCACGCCGCTGACGATCATCATGTCGTCGGTCCTCCCCTTTATCCGTCCGATGCGGCGGTGCGTCCTGCCGCACGGGCAGGGCTCCGGAATGAACCTGGTGAGGTCGCGCGTGCGGTAGCGGAAGACGGGCATCGCCTCGCGGTTTAGATGCGTGAGCACCAGCTCGCCTTCATCGCCGTCGGGCAGGTTTTCGCCGGTATCCGGATCGATGATCTCGGCGAAGTAATAATCCTCCCACAGGTGCATGCCGTTTTTATGCACGCACTCGAACGCCACGCCGGGGCCGTTCATCTCCGACATGCCGTAGCTGTTGTAGGCGTTTACACCGAACTGCTCCTGTATCTTGTCTCGCGTCCCCTCCGAATAGGGCTCGGCGCCGAGGTATGCCTTCTTTACGCCGAGGTCCGGGGGATTGACGCCGTGGGCGCGTATTTCCTCCACCAGGTGCAGCGCGTAGCTCGGCGTGATGTGTATCACCGTGCTCCCGAAGTCCTGGATGAACTGGATCTGTTTAAGGGTGTTCCCGGTCGACATCGGTATCACCAAGCACCCCAGCTTTTCGGCGCCGTAGTGAAGGCCGAGCCCCCCGGTAAAGAGGCCGTAGCCCATCATGTTCTGAAAGACATCGTCGGGGGTTGTGCCGGTGGCGACCATTCCGCGGGCAACCTGGTTCGCCCATTCATCGACATCTTTCATGGTGTAGAAGATGACCGTGGGTTTCCCCGTGGTGCCGGACGAGGCGTGCATGCGCACGATCGAGCGTTTGGGAACGGCGATCATGCCGTCGGGGTAGCTTACGCGCAAATCGTTCTTGGTGGTGAAAGGGATGTCTTTCAGATGGTCGAGCGTGGTGATCTTCGCCGGGTCTATGCCGTGCTCCGCGAAAGCCTTTTTATAAAACGGGGTCGCCGCACCCGCCTCGAGCGCTTTTTTCAGACGCTCCAGTTGTATTTTCAGCAGTCCAGTGCGGTCGATGGTTTCGATTTCCTGGTTCCAGTACATTGTTCGTTCCCGTGTGGCATTAGATATCTTCACCGGCGCGATAAACAGCGACACGCAGGTCCCTCCTGCGGTCGTTCGCGCCGGTCACCCCGAAAGGTGGCCCGTCCTTCCCGGCCTGTCAATGAAAAATTGGGATGGAATGATGTGATTGAACAGAAAAAAGAAAATGCTCAGTGCATGGTTTCACGATCATCCGGATAATAATGACGCCGCGCCCAGTCGAGCCTCCGCCGCTCGCCCTTGGAGAGCGAGCCCATTCCGCCGCGCGCGATCTTCTCGAGCAGGGTACCGATGATCAGCTTGGCCTCGATGCGCTCGTTGATCTCCTTCTGCTTCTTCCGGAGGCGGCGCTTTTTCATTAAAGTCGCCCACAGGGTAGCCCCGGAGGAGCCGGTTACGCGCCGTCCTGATACTGTCCTCGACCGAATCAGGATGAAGACCAGTCCCGATACCAGTCCGCCCAGGTGTCCGATATGGCTTATGTTGCCCCCCATTCCCTTCGCGCTGGAGAGGGTCCCGAAGAACTCGACGACGCCGAAAAAGAGCACCAGGTACTTCATCTTTACCGGGATGAGAAAATAGAGCAACACTTCCCGGTTGGGCCAAGTGAGCCCGTAGGCGAGCAGGATGCCATAGATCGCCCCCGATGCCCCGATCGTCGTGGGGGCATAGGGCGCAAACGGGTTGACCCCGTATTTGACGACTACGAAGTAGTTCATGGCCGCGATAAACAATCCCGCGCAGATACCACAGAAGAGATAATAGCGCAGAAAGAGCCTGCTCCCCCACAGCGTTTCGATGTCGCCGGCGAACATCCAGAGCCCAAGGAGGTTGAAAAGGATATGGAGCCAGCCTCCATGCAGGAACATGTAGGTCGCGGTCTGCCAGAACCGGAAATCGTGCACAAGTCCCTGGTGGTTGAGACCGAAAAGGTGCTCGAGCATGCCCGGCGCGAGCATGCCCGCGAACTGCTGGAAGAGAAACACCCCGGCGTTGATAATCAGGAGGCTTTTAACCACCGGGGTTATCGGCCCGCCGATACGAACGTTCATTGTCTGCCGCATTTCAGGAAACCCGCCGCATTATCAGCTGAATTCCTTTCTAATACGGCTGAACTCACCCTCATTATCAAGAAATATTTTAAAAAGCAGCGGGTCGAATCGCGAAGATTCCTCTTTCATGATCCTGACGCTCTTGTCGTGGGAGAAAGCCTCCTTGTAGGGGCGCTTCGAGGTGAGTGCGTCATAGATATCGGAAATCGTGACGATCCGCGCCGACAGCGGTATCTCCGGCCCCTTCCGCCCGGTGGGATACCCGCCGCCGTCATAGCGCTCGTGGTGGTAAAGGGTCACCTCCATGGCCATGTTGAGAAAGGAGTTCTTCCCCAGGTCGCGCGAGGCCTCTTTCAGCGCCGTATAGCCGATTGTGGCATGGGTTTTGATTATCTCGTATTCCACGAGCAAGAGCGGCCCTGGCTTCAGAAGAATGTCGTCCGGGATGCCGACCTTGCCTATATCGTGGAGAATGGACGAATCGTACAGGTCGCGCAGATACTGGTTGGTGATTTCAAGCTCATTGCCGGAGTATTTCAAAATCTGCGCGATGAGTACGCTGAAGTTTCGTATGCGCTCCAGGTGCTCGCCGGTCTCCGGGTCGCGCACCTCGGCGAGCCTGCTGAGCGCGAAAATAGTCGTCTTCTGGGTTTTCAATATTTCGTGGGTGCGCACCTTCACCAGGTGCTCGAGGTTTTTCGTGTGAAGCTCGAGCTGGTCGAGGAGCTCGCCCCGCTGGATGCTGAACGAAATCTGCCCCGATATGGATCTGATGAAGAAGATGTGCTCGCTGTTGAAGGCGTTCGCGCGTTCCGAATTGAACACGAGGAATCCCCTGGTGACGTTGTTGATTATGATCGGTACAATCATCGACGAGCGGACACCTTCCTCCAGGAGGAGTTTGGTGCGCCTCGATTCCGGATGCAGGCGGAGGTATTCACCGAGGTCGCTGATGAGCAATACTTCTTTCCGCCTTGCAACGTCTTCAAGGGATGAATCGCTCAGGGGAAAGCTTATCGTGCCCGATGGTCTCGCCCCGCTGTCCGATTCAACCAGCTTGGCGACCACCTCGCGCGTCTCCTCGTCGATCATCAGGAGCGAGAGACGGTCAAAGGGGATGATCTTCCGCAGCGATGCGTCCAGCATCATGAAGATTTCCTCGGTCTTTTTCCCCCGGTTGAGCATGGTGATGATGTCGTTTATCTGCCGCAGCTGCTCTACATAGCGGTTTTTTTCGTCGTTGAGCCGCTTGCGGTCGAGCGCCCGTTCGATCGCGTGGTAGAGCATCGCGAAATCCATTATCGGCTTGGTGAGGAAATCGTAGGCGCCGGTCTTGAGCGCGAGGATGATGTCGTCGTTGGTGCCGAAGCCCGTCAGCACGATTTTCGGGATGTCCGGAAACTTCTCGGACATCATCGTCAGAAGCTCCCTGCCGTCAAGGTTCGGCATCTTTAGGTCGGTGAGCACCAGATCGCAGGGCTCGGACTCGAGCTTGGCGATCGCCACCTTGCCGTCCTCGGCCGTGTCGATCGTATACCCCATCTTGACGAGGTAGCGCGAGAGCACCTTGCGAACCAGGTGCTCGTCGTCGACGATAAGGATGCTCCCCTGACGGTTGCCCGCGTGCCGCTGGTCTGTCGATGTCGCTGGAACGTCTTCCATTATCGATTTCCCGCCGCCCGAAGGCGGCATCAGTATTGTACCATTATCATGGGAAAATATCCATATTTTCCCTGAGGCGCGAGATCAGCCGTTCTCCAAGCAAAAGGCCCCTGTCGATGAAGTCAGGCCCGTAGCGCTTTCCTGTAACCGTACGAAAAGTGCCACGGATTTTTCTGATGCCCAGAACGCCCTGATCATAGTGCTCGAAAACCAGTAGCGGATCGATGCGCATGGCCTCGGCCATGTCCCAGACGGTATCGGTGAAGTTGTCCGGACCCCATCGGAATTTGTCGGCGTCGTAGAGGGCCCCGGAAACGAGCTCCGCGCCGGCGTCGGCCGCCGTTTCTTTTTCCCTGAAAGCCTCGTGATTGCGGATGGCAAAAACGATTATCTCACAATCGTCGGGATCCAGGCGACCTCGCAGGCGTATCCCGGCATGAATCGCGCCCGCCTCCGCATGGCGTTTCTCTCCCCGCCTGATATCATGGAGGTACCCGGCGATGAGGGCGTTCTCCGCGAGCCTGTCGCATTCCGGCCCGGGCCGCATTTCGCATCGAACGATAGCACCCGCCTCGATAGCGACCCGGTGCGCGTGGTCGAAACCGTGCCCCATCGCACCGCCGTTCTCCCTTATGGCCGACCGCGCGAACGCCACCCGCTCCGAAGAGTCCGCCAGCCGCTCGGCATACGCCATCTCGGCGGCCCGCTCCACGTAGAAGACCGGCCGCTCTGTCGAGAGGGCGATCTGACGCGCGGTTTCCCGGAAAAACCGTATCCGTTCCCTGTTCATATCCGCCCTGGTGCAGTGTACGCGTCCACCGACGGAGAGCAAACAAATTTCAAGACCCGGGACCGATCGTTCCGGACCATCAAAGAACGATGTCTTTTTTACCGACCACCTTGTTGAGCGGATACTCGATGATACCGTCCGCCCCCGCCTCGATCAGGCGCGGTATGAGCTCCCGCACCACGTCCTCGCCGATGACCGACTCCACGGAAAGCCACTCGACCTTGTAGAGTTCGGCGACCGTCGGCGCGGTAATGCTTGGAATGAGCCTCACGACCGAGTCAATGTTGCCCTTGGGGACGTTCATCTTGATCCCCACCAGGTTCTCCGCGTTAAGCGCGCCGCGCAGGAGCATGGCGATATGGTTTACCTTGTCCCTCTTCCACGGATCGGTCATGACCTTCCTGTTCGCGATGAGCTTGGTGTTCGTCTCGAGGAGCGTGTGGATGATCTTTAGTCCGTGCGCCCGAATGGTGCTTCCCGTCTCCGTCACCTCGACGATCGCGTCCACAAGCCCCTCCACCACCTTGGCCTCGGTGGCGCCCCACGAAAACTCGACCTTGACCGGGACCTTACGCTCCGCGAAATAACCCTTCGTGAACTCCACGAGCTCGGTCGAAATCGTCTTCCCGGCGCAGTCCTCGATCGTTTTAATGGACGAATTTTCCGGGACCGCGAGCACCCATTTAGCTTTTCGCGTGCTCACCTTGGAGTAGATGAAGTCCGAGATCACCTCGACATCGGCCCTGTTCTCCAGTATCCAGTCCAGACCGGTCAGACCCACATCCAGCACGCCGCTCTCGACGTAGCGCGCCATCTCCTGCGCGCGGATGAGGGCGCAGTGGATTTCCGTGTCATCGATTGAGGGAAAATAATTTCGCGACGAGACCGATATCCTCCAGCCGGCCTTCTGGAACAGCTCTATGGTCGCGTTCTCAAGGCTGCCCTTGGGTATGCCGAGCTTCAGTATATTATCGCTCATTTCCTGTCTCCGTACACTTTATCTGGGTCGAAAACCTTCACGCAGTCCTCGATCAGGGAATCACACCTTACAACCCGGTAAAAACAACTCCTGAATCCGGTATGACACGCGGCCTCCCCGATCTGGTCGATTTTAAAAAGCACGCAGTCGTTGTCGCAGTCCACACGGACCTCCTTCACCTCCTGCACGTTGCCGGAGGACTCGCCCTTCTTCCACAGCTTGTTCCGCGAACGGCTCCAGTAATGAACGATGCCTGTCGAAAGCGTGAGTTCCCACGACTCCCGATTGATAAAGGCCATCATGAGGACCTCGCCGGTTTTATAGTCCTGCGCGATGGCGGGAATGAGCCCACCGCTCTTCTCAAAATTCAGTTCAATCATTACGCTCATCCCTGGAAAATAAACTCTCCGGCCTCCCTCGGCCGGAACACGCCATGAATAGCGGAAGCAGACGCGCTGACAAGAATATTTTATCGTGGGAGACGTTTCTCCTCAAGATAAATTATCTTTGCGCACCCGCCGAATGCGAAAACGGCGTTTTCTACACGCCGCTGGTTTTTCCTGGCGTGTGGAAATGAGTCACAATCACAGAAAGCGCCGTGCCGGGGAGGATGCGCCCGAAGACGAGTCCGGCGCTCATTCGCGGCGACATGCAGAGGCCGTTAATCAGGAGCAGGTTGACGGGATTGTCGATGAAAAGACCGATGAGGCCGTCGATGTCCCCCCGCGCCATCAGCGGGACATGGAATCCCTTTTTCTTTTCTTCATGGAACACCTCATGCGGCAAACGGTTTAATTTCACGCCGGCGGGCTGAGCGTTTTCCACAGCACATCAAAAAAAACCGGAATACGATCGACCAGCTTCGTCATCATGCCGTTGAAATACCACAGGTGGATCTGCCGGTAGCAGTGCATATAGTACTGGTCGAGGATCTGCGAGGTGCGTATCGACGGGTCGATTTCCCCCCGCTCCCGCGCCCGTTTCACCACCTCGGCCAATATCGCCGACGCGTCCTCGCGCCTGTACGAGCGCTCCTTCATCCAGGCGCGCATGGGCACGGTAATGAACGCGGTGACGGCCACCCCGGGATTACGGTCATAGTAATCCATGGTCACCCAGAAGATTTTTCTTAAAATCTCCCGCATGCTCTCTATTCCCTTTATGTGTTCGCGCACCAGCACGCCGATCTCGCCGATCTTTTCGTCGAGGATGGTAAATAGAAGGTCTTCCTTGGATGGAAAATAGCGATAAATGGTGCTGGGGCTGATGCCGGATTTTTTATAGATTTCACGGATGTTCACCTGGTGGAAGTCATTGTCGGCGAAAAGCCCGAGCACTACCGGGTAGAGCCGCTGTTTGAGCTTCTCGGGGAATACAGCTTCGACCGCCGCGGGCCGGTGCGACGACGCCTTTTTTTTTACCGGTTTTTTCATGAGGCGAATTATCCGCATCCCCGCCGAAAGACTCAACCTTCTTTTCGGCCCGTGCGAACTTTTTCGCATGTTTCAACCGGCGACACGCGCATAGCCGTTCGAGAGCACGCGACCGCCGTCGCCATGCACCTCGAAGAAGAGGTCGACGCCGCCACCGCGATCGCGCCTGGCCGTCAGCCGTACACGGATATCCCCCGGCGGGACCACCATGCCGGTGAACCGGCATGAGAGCTCCTTTATTGTTCGGGAATCGCCGCCCGCCTCCCGGTCGGCCAGCTCGCGCGCCGCGTAGGCGAGCGTCGCCGTGCCCTGAAGGATTATATCCGGCAGGCCCACCATCCGCGCGAAGGCCACCGAGGTATGGATGGGGAAACGGATGTTCGTGCAGCCGTCATAGACGAATGGGCGCATGCGGTCTATTCGTATCACGCGCTCCCAGCGCGCCGGCGCATCGTCCCCGGGCGACGGCACAAGCGGAATATCCTTCCCCCCGCGGCCCTCACCCACGCACTCCACGCCGCGCATCATCGCCCCTATGTGCTCGGTAAAAACCGGCTGACCGTCGCGGTCCAGCGCGTCGAAACGGATCACGGTGACCGTGCCGGCGCGGTGCGGCAGGATGGCCGCGACCCGTCCCTTAATGGTCAGCTCGTCACCCGGACGCACCGGGCGGTGAAAGGCGAGGTGCTCGGTATAGTGCACCTGCGTTTTGATGATGTCCGTGGGAAAAGATTCGTCCTCGATGAATTCCCATATCCGCTCCGAAATCGGCCACGTAAGGGCCACGGCGAACATGGGCGGCGCAATGACGGCCTTGCCGCCCTCATCGTCGAAATACAGCGGGTTTTCATCGTCGATCGCCGCCGCGTAATTCATCGTGGCGCGCCAGTCCACGGTGGCCCTGTATTCCTTCAGCGGGGTCCCCACAAACGACGAATCGAGCTTCATGTATCCTTCCTCATGTCTTCATGGCGCCGTGCGCTCGGGCGCGGGGCGCCATGAAGCGCATACCGCTTATTTTTTCAGCATCTCGTTGATCTCGTCCCGAAGCGCCAGCTTGTTCACCTTGCCGTTGGCCAGAAGCGGCAATAGCGGACGGATGAAGTACTTCTTGGGCAGCTTGTAATTCGCCAGCTTTGGCTTGCAGTAAACCAACAGCTCCTCCTCGGTGACATTCTTGCCCGGCGTCGGCATCACGAAGGCCCAACCCACTTCCTGGTAAAGCTCGTCGGGAACACCCATCACCGCCGCAAAGAGGACCGCGTCCTGCGACTCGATCACCTCTTCCACCTCGCGCGGGTAGACGTTTTCCCCGCCGGTCTTGAACATCTCCGATTTCCTTCCGGTTATATGGATGTACCCCTGCTTGTCCTTGAACGCGAGGTCGCTCGTGTAATACCAGCCTTCTTTATCCAGCACCTCTGCGGTCGCCGCCGGGTTGTTGAAGTACTCCTTGAACATAAAGGCCCCGCGCACCGCGATCTCGCCGATCTCGCCGTCGGGAAGCTCCCTGCGCTCGTTGTCTACAATCTTCAGTTCAAACGGCGGCGCAATCTTGCCGGCCGTGGACAGAAGAACATCGTCGTTGTCGCCCTTCTCCGTGTAGGTCACGAAACCGCAGACCTCGGTGCTTCCGTAACCGGTAATGAGGCTCGCGCCCGTTTTTTTACATATCGCCGAGAGCGCCTCGATCATCGCCTTCGGCGCCGCCGATCCAGCCCACGCGAAGAGCTCGATATTGGACCAGTCCACGTCCTTGAATCCTGGCTGCATCATCTGAAGCAGGAACATCACCGGCACCTGGCCGAGGACGTTAAGCTTTTCCTTTTCCAGCATCGCAAGAGACGCCACCGGATCGAATCGGTCCATGCAGACGATGCAACCGCCGACCATGATGGCGGCGAAACCGATCTCGACGTCGGCGGCGACATGGTTGATGGGAAAATGCAGAAGGGCCCTTCCGCCCTGGCGGAAATAGAATTTTTTGATTTCAACCTTGATGTTCTCGATGATGCTGTAATGCGTGTGCACCACGCCCTTGGGCTTCCCTGTCGATCCGGAAGTGTACATGAGCAGGGCGCTGTCGTGCTCTTCGACGGCGGCGGAGCGTTTCTCGAGCTCCGCGTCAAGGTCTTTCCGGGGCTTTTCGACGTACCCGGCATAAGATTCCGATCCCTCCACGGGTTCTCCGATTACCAGCAGTTTTTTGATTGATGGGCATTCATTCGCAAGAGCGCGGATTGTTTCCGAGAGATCGTTCCCCATGAAATCGCGCACCGCCACCAGTACGGTCGGTTTCGAATCGTTCACCTGGTAGCGCAGCTCGTCCAGCGTGAACTTGGGATTGAGCCCCAGCCACATGGCCCCGATTTTGCTGGCGGCCATATAGGTTACCAGAAATTCCGTGCGCGCCATGGCGAGCAGGGCCACGCGGTCGCCCTTTTTCACACCCGCCTCGATGAATGCCTTCGCGGCGAGGTCCATGTTTTTCTTGAAATCGCTCCAGGAAAGCCGCGTCTCCTCGAAAACCAGTGCCTCGGCGCCCGGCGTTTCGGCGGCCCATTTTTCGACGTAATGCCAGGTCAGATTCAGCTTCTTCCAGTTCATGCGATCCTCCTTGTCTGTTGAATGTGTATCGCGCCGGACCGGCTATGGGGGAGCTCGTGGAAGGCGCCATTCCGGCTGTTACACCATGAACATCCCGGTCTTCAACCAGTACATCCATTCCACTCCCCGAGCGAACGGGGGAACGCGATAACGGAGCAAACCGGATTTAT is a genomic window containing:
- the hisG gene encoding ATP phosphoribosyltransferase; translation: MSDNILKLGIPKGSLENATIELFQKAGWRISVSSRNYFPSIDDTEIHCALIRAQEMARYVESGVLDVGLTGLDWILENRADVEVISDFIYSKVSTRKAKWVLAVPENSSIKTIEDCAGKTISTELVEFTKGYFAERKVPVKVEFSWGATEAKVVEGLVDAIVEVTETGSTIRAHGLKIIHTLLETNTKLIANRKVMTDPWKRDKVNHIAMLLRGALNAENLVGIKMNVPKGNIDSVVRLIPSITAPTVAELYKVEWLSVESVIGEDVVRELIPRLIEAGADGIIEYPLNKVVGKKDIVL
- a CDS encoding MaoC family dehydratase N-terminal domain-containing protein, with product MKLDSSFVGTPLKEYRATVDWRATMNYAAAIDDENPLYFDDEGGKAVIAPPMFAVALTWPISERIWEFIEDESFPTDIIKTQVHYTEHLAFHRPVRPGDELTIKGRVAAILPHRAGTVTVIRFDALDRDGQPVFTEHIGAMMRGVECVGEGRGGKDIPLVPSPGDDAPARWERVIRIDRMRPFVYDGCTNIRFPIHTSVAFARMVGLPDIILQGTATLAYAARELADREAGGDSRTIKELSCRFTGMVVPPGDIRVRLTARRDRGGGVDLFFEVHGDGGRVLSNGYARVAG
- a CDS encoding HD domain-containing phosphohydrolase, which produces MEDVPATSTDQRHAGNRQGSILIVDDEHLVRKVLSRYLVKMGYTIDTAEDGKVAIAKLESEPCDLVLTDLKMPNLDGRELLTMMSEKFPDIPKIVLTGFGTNDDIILALKTGAYDFLTKPIMDFAMLYHAIERALDRKRLNDEKNRYVEQLRQINDIITMLNRGKKTEEIFMMLDASLRKIIPFDRLSLLMIDEETREVVAKLVESDSGARPSGTISFPLSDSSLEDVARRKEVLLISDLGEYLRLHPESRRTKLLLEEGVRSSMIVPIIINNVTRGFLVFNSERANAFNSEHIFFIRSISGQISFSIQRGELLDQLELHTKNLEHLVKVRTHEILKTQKTTIFALSRLAEVRDPETGEHLERIRNFSVLIAQILKYSGNELEITNQYLRDLYDSSILHDIGKVGIPDDILLKPGPLLLVEYEIIKTHATIGYTALKEASRDLGKNSFLNMAMEVTLYHHERYDGGGYPTGRKGPEIPLSARIVTISDIYDALTSKRPYKEAFSHDKSVRIMKEESSRFDPLLFKIFLDNEGEFSRIRKEFS
- a CDS encoding class I adenylate-forming enzyme family protein, giving the protein MNWKKLNLTWHYVEKWAAETPGAEALVFEETRLSWSDFKKNMDLAAKAFIEAGVKKGDRVALLAMARTEFLVTYMAASKIGAMWLGLNPKFTLDELRYQVNDSKPTVLVAVRDFMGNDLSETIRALANECPSIKKLLVIGEPVEGSESYAGYVEKPRKDLDAELEKRSAAVEEHDSALLMYTSGSTGKPKGVVHTHYSIIENIKVEIKKFYFRQGGRALLHFPINHVAADVEIGFAAIMVGGCIVCMDRFDPVASLAMLEKEKLNVLGQVPVMFLLQMMQPGFKDVDWSNIELFAWAGSAAPKAMIEALSAICKKTGASLITGYGSTEVCGFVTYTEKGDNDDVLLSTAGKIAPPFELKIVDNERRELPDGEIGEIAVRGAFMFKEYFNNPAATAEVLDKEGWYYTSDLAFKDKQGYIHITGRKSEMFKTGGENVYPREVEEVIESQDAVLFAAVMGVPDELYQEVGWAFVMPTPGKNVTEEELLVYCKPKLANYKLPKKYFIRPLLPLLANGKVNKLALRDEINEMLKK
- a CDS encoding ACT domain-containing protein translates to MPHQVSVFAENRPGKIERITGVLLKKVIDIRAITISDSGDYGIVKLLVDRPQEAVDALKEDGIAATLRDIVAIRVKDKPGGLYEVASILTKNDVNVEDAYGFIIERKKDAIFVFQVQDVRRTEKLLSEAGFTILSDSELYLL
- a CDS encoding rhomboid family intramembrane serine protease, coding for MNVRIGGPITPVVKSLLIINAGVFLFQQFAGMLAPGMLEHLFGLNHQGLVHDFRFWQTATYMFLHGGWLHILFNLLGLWMFAGDIETLWGSRLFLRYYLFCGICAGLFIAAMNYFVVVKYGVNPFAPYAPTTIGASGAIYGILLAYGLTWPNREVLLYFLIPVKMKYLVLFFGVVEFFGTLSSAKGMGGNISHIGHLGGLVSGLVFILIRSRTVSGRRVTGSSGATLWATLMKKRRLRKKQKEINERIEAKLIIGTLLEKIARGGMGSLSKGERRRLDWARRHYYPDDRETMH
- a CDS encoding phenylacetate--CoA ligase, which codes for MSLFIAPVKISNATRERTMYWNQEIETIDRTGLLKIQLERLKKALEAGAATPFYKKAFAEHGIDPAKITTLDHLKDIPFTTKNDLRVSYPDGMIAVPKRSIVRMHASSGTTGKPTVIFYTMKDVDEWANQVARGMVATGTTPDDVFQNMMGYGLFTGGLGLHYGAEKLGCLVIPMSTGNTLKQIQFIQDFGSTVIHITPSYALHLVEEIRAHGVNPPDLGVKKAYLGAEPYSEGTRDKIQEQFGVNAYNSYGMSEMNGPGVAFECVHKNGMHLWEDYYFAEIIDPDTGENLPDGDEGELVLTHLNREAMPVFRYRTRDLTRFIPEPCPCGRTHRRIGRIKGRTDDMMIVSGVNVFPSQIETVLMNIPEVGNNYQIVLERENNLDRMHIRVELYSKMFHGDIRQLERLKKKMGEALRAIITINPKIELLEPGSLPPSQGKAKRVFDNRSL
- a CDS encoding TetR/AcrR family transcriptional regulator, with product MKKPVKKKASSHRPAAVEAVFPEKLKQRLYPVVLGLFADNDFHQVNIREIYKKSGISPSTIYRYFPSKEDLLFTILDEKIGEIGVLVREHIKGIESMREILRKIFWVTMDYYDRNPGVAVTAFITVPMRAWMKERSYRREDASAILAEVVKRARERGEIDPSIRTSQILDQYYMHCYRQIHLWYFNGMMTKLVDRIPVFFDVLWKTLSPPA
- the hisI gene encoding phosphoribosyl-AMP cyclohydrolase — its product is MIELNFEKSGGLIPAIAQDYKTGEVLMMAFINRESWELTLSTGIVHYWSRSRNKLWKKGESSGNVQEVKEVRVDCDNDCVLFKIDQIGEAACHTGFRSCFYRVVRCDSLIEDCVKVFDPDKVYGDRK